A single region of the Devosia sp. FJ2-5-3 genome encodes:
- a CDS encoding DNA polymerase Y family protein, with protein sequence MALQPFLPGPMARLDLRRNRRFLALYLPHWPTDYLKRRNPALKGPMALFERIKGGLRLGALDSDAMREGLRIGQNLADARAILPTLTVEELDRPLLAAAFEDFADWHSNASPMVSVMTDISPYGDLVLDITGVDHLFGGEAKMLRTLLSRLRALDYTVAGAIAPTIGAAWAVSHFARSQIVANDNLVPLLDTMPIGALRLTAQQISTLAQMGLTTIGSLREKPRKSLQARFGQSLLLRLDQAYGEIEERMTPRLPQADYNVERRFADPIALMDDVLATTHDLAVQLGCTLEKDNLGAQSFHLFLYRVDHKVMTLSLNAARLTRDPSHITDLFRNRAQRLEAEYDAGFGIDMVRLAAGSIDRMDAVQMGVFAKASGEEDVSRLLDRIGSRLGVEAVLRNQMMASHIPERAVRLVPAMAIPAQSQLPPGLPKRQRPLRLLPAPEPVAINAEVPDGLPASMIWRRDSYRLVKGAGPERLGAEWWRSGERLKLVEPPKPKPAEPGEAPRPPPYVPELDLFDPEARTRDYYVVEDEEGRRFWVFRLGFYGGPTPPIWYLHGFFS encoded by the coding sequence ATGGCTTTGCAACCCTTCCTGCCGGGCCCCATGGCGCGCCTCGATTTGCGCCGGAACCGGCGTTTCCTGGCGCTCTACCTGCCGCACTGGCCGACGGATTATCTCAAACGGCGTAATCCCGCCCTCAAGGGCCCCATGGCGCTGTTCGAGCGCATCAAGGGCGGGTTGCGCCTCGGCGCACTCGACAGCGACGCCATGCGCGAGGGCCTGCGGATCGGACAGAACTTGGCCGACGCCCGCGCCATCCTGCCGACCCTCACCGTCGAGGAGCTCGACCGCCCCCTGCTGGCCGCCGCCTTCGAGGATTTTGCCGACTGGCACTCCAATGCCAGCCCCATGGTTTCGGTAATGACCGATATCAGCCCCTATGGCGATCTCGTGCTCGACATTACCGGGGTGGATCATCTCTTCGGTGGGGAGGCAAAGATGCTGCGCACCCTGCTCAGCCGCCTGCGCGCGCTCGATTATACCGTGGCCGGTGCTATAGCCCCCACCATCGGCGCGGCCTGGGCGGTGAGCCATTTCGCCCGCAGCCAGATCGTGGCGAACGATAATCTGGTGCCGCTACTCGACACAATGCCGATCGGGGCGTTGCGGCTGACAGCGCAGCAGATTTCCACCCTCGCCCAGATGGGGCTCACCACCATTGGAAGCCTGCGCGAAAAACCGCGGAAATCGCTGCAGGCCCGGTTCGGGCAAAGCCTGCTGCTCCGGCTCGACCAGGCCTATGGAGAGATCGAGGAGCGGATGACGCCGCGCCTGCCCCAGGCCGACTATAATGTCGAGCGCCGCTTTGCCGACCCGATCGCGCTGATGGACGACGTGCTGGCCACCACCCATGATCTGGCCGTGCAATTGGGCTGTACGCTCGAAAAGGACAATCTGGGGGCCCAGAGCTTTCACCTCTTTCTCTACCGGGTCGACCACAAGGTGATGACCCTCTCGCTCAATGCCGCAAGGCTGACGCGCGACCCCAGCCACATCACCGATCTCTTCCGCAACCGCGCCCAAAGGCTCGAAGCCGAATATGATGCCGGTTTCGGCATCGACATGGTGCGGCTGGCCGCCGGCTCCATCGACCGCATGGATGCGGTGCAGATGGGGGTTTTTGCCAAGGCCAGTGGTGAGGAGGATGTGAGCCGTCTCCTCGACCGCATCGGCAGCCGGCTGGGTGTGGAGGCGGTGCTGCGCAACCAGATGATGGCGAGCCATATTCCCGAACGCGCAGTGCGGCTCGTGCCGGCCATGGCGATTCCGGCGCAAAGCCAATTGCCGCCCGGCCTGCCCAAACGGCAAAGACCCCTGCGCCTCTTGCCCGCGCCCGAGCCGGTGGCCATCAATGCCGAAGTGCCCGATGGCCTGCCCGCCTCGATGATCTGGCGGCGCGACAGCTATCGGCTGGTCAAGGGCGCCGGGCCCGAACGGCTGGGCGCCGAATGGTGGCGCAGCGGCGAACGCCTCAAACTGGTCGAACCGCCAAAACCAAAACCGGCCGAACCCGGCGAGGCCCCACGGCCACCACCCTATGTGCCCGAGCTCGACCTCTTCGATCCTGAGGCCAGAACGCGGGACTATTACGTGGTCGAGGATGAGGAAGGCCGCCGCTTCTGGGTGTTCCGCCTCGGCTTTTATGGCGGGCCGACCCCGCCGATCTGGTATCTGCACGGGTTCTTTTCATGA
- a CDS encoding 4a-hydroxytetrahydrobiopterin dehydratase, with translation MVEKLDAGALEAGLAKLGEWQHHRDDKTLVREFSFKDFSQAFAFMTRVALLAEKADHHPDWSNSYNKVRIALSTHDAGGVSQKDLDLAQAIDTLL, from the coding sequence ATGGTCGAAAAACTCGATGCCGGCGCACTCGAAGCGGGTCTGGCAAAGCTGGGTGAGTGGCAACACCATCGCGACGACAAAACCTTGGTGCGGGAATTTTCCTTCAAGGATTTTTCCCAGGCCTTTGCCTTCATGACGAGGGTGGCGCTTCTTGCCGAGAAGGCGGATCACCATCCGGACTGGTCCAATAGCTACAACAAGGTGCGCATTGCCCTCTCCACCCATGATGCGGGCGGGGTGAGCCAGAAGGATCTCGATCTCGCCCAGGCCATCGACACGCTTTTGTAG
- a CDS encoding EAL domain-containing protein, whose product MLISARKTMPALDYVSLIRSVYGDRRALLAGACASAGVAAMSGIKANAPVLFAVAAIILIVGIVRFANMRAFWDAGIGAEDAEAAEHWENRALWGGAMVALSHGIWCLVAILFVQEPFAELAACTLSIASTVGMVARNFALDRLITIQTVALSVPLWVAMLLRGDIYHAMLAAMLLVLLISFRKLAGDIRAILISALHGRIEVSRLAAELDIAITTLAHGLCMLDENGIITVANSKANRTFARLGIFNLTGRPFAAVLEALATSGKVPRTAIDRLRDMITRPSSGKVLLALGPGIYFEVTISARKQRCVLLFEDISERVAAEERISFMAHHDTLTDLPNRSHFNQLASDDLYARALARQASALMVVDVDEFKHVNDTFGHVVGDTLLRQVAQRLRRAVPANALVARLGGDEFVVLAGYEGTDHAASLIAEAIRQAFVAPFLFEDLTLNVDVSIGLATAPASKTTLEELMTKADLALYAAKGEGKGRAQLFHAQMDIDYHYRQRLKTDLRTAIARGELSLAFQPLFDIETRRVVSCEALARWTHPELGPIAPATFIPLAEEIGLISDITAFMIKSATRETAGWRGDVGVAVNISARDFRGLDLPSIVEQALAASRLEPDRLELEVTETALIEERDLAQKVLTHLADRGVSIALDDFGTGYSSLSYLNALPLAKLKIDRSFITNIDTNPRALRLLTGVARIGRDLELTVVAEGVETQAQFETMLAHTSVQQVQGYLFSRPLPAADIAELILRLNGAPSRQITNVVNAI is encoded by the coding sequence GTGCTGATCTCAGCCCGCAAGACCATGCCCGCCTTGGACTACGTGTCCCTTATCCGCTCGGTCTATGGCGACCGGCGGGCGCTGCTCGCCGGAGCCTGCGCCAGCGCGGGGGTGGCGGCCATGTCCGGGATCAAGGCCAATGCCCCGGTCCTGTTCGCGGTTGCCGCCATCATCCTGATCGTGGGGATCGTCCGCTTCGCCAATATGCGCGCCTTCTGGGATGCCGGCATCGGCGCCGAAGATGCCGAGGCGGCCGAACACTGGGAAAACCGGGCGCTCTGGGGCGGCGCCATGGTCGCGCTGAGCCACGGCATCTGGTGCCTCGTCGCCATTCTCTTCGTCCAGGAACCCTTTGCCGAACTGGCCGCCTGCACCCTTTCGATCGCGTCGACCGTCGGCATGGTGGCGCGCAATTTCGCCCTCGATCGGCTCATCACCATCCAGACCGTCGCGCTCAGCGTGCCGCTTTGGGTGGCCATGCTGCTGCGGGGTGATATCTATCACGCCATGCTTGCCGCCATGCTGCTGGTCCTGCTCATCAGTTTCCGCAAGCTGGCCGGCGATATCAGGGCGATCCTGATTTCGGCGCTGCACGGCCGGATCGAGGTTTCGCGGCTGGCGGCCGAGCTCGACATCGCCATCACCACCCTCGCCCATGGCCTTTGCATGCTGGACGAGAACGGCATCATCACCGTGGCCAATTCCAAGGCCAACCGCACCTTTGCCCGGCTCGGCATCTTCAACCTGACGGGGCGCCCCTTTGCCGCCGTGCTCGAAGCGCTGGCGACCAGTGGCAAGGTGCCGCGCACCGCGATCGACCGTCTGCGGGACATGATCACCCGACCATCCTCGGGCAAGGTATTGCTGGCGCTGGGGCCCGGCATCTATTTCGAGGTAACGATCAGCGCCCGCAAGCAGCGTTGCGTTCTCCTCTTCGAGGATATCAGCGAGCGCGTTGCCGCCGAGGAGCGCATCAGCTTCATGGCCCATCACGACACGCTGACCGATTTGCCCAATCGCAGCCATTTCAACCAGCTGGCGAGCGACGATCTCTACGCAAGGGCCCTGGCGCGTCAGGCCAGTGCCCTGATGGTCGTCGATGTGGACGAGTTCAAGCACGTCAACGACACGTTTGGCCATGTGGTCGGCGACACGCTGCTGCGCCAGGTGGCCCAGAGGCTGCGTCGCGCCGTGCCGGCAAACGCGCTGGTGGCGCGGCTTGGCGGTGACGAATTCGTCGTGCTGGCCGGCTATGAAGGCACCGACCATGCGGCCAGCCTCATAGCCGAGGCCATCCGGCAGGCCTTCGTGGCGCCCTTCCTCTTTGAGGATCTGACACTCAACGTCGATGTCAGCATTGGCCTCGCCACTGCGCCGGCCAGCAAGACGACGCTGGAAGAATTGATGACCAAGGCGGATCTCGCCCTCTACGCCGCCAAGGGCGAGGGCAAGGGACGTGCGCAGCTGTTCCACGCGCAGATGGATATCGACTACCATTATCGCCAGCGCCTCAAGACAGATCTGCGCACGGCCATCGCCCGCGGTGAACTGAGCCTGGCGTTCCAGCCCCTGTTCGATATCGAAACCCGGCGGGTCGTGAGCTGCGAGGCCCTGGCGCGTTGGACCCATCCCGAGCTTGGCCCCATCGCTCCGGCAACTTTCATCCCCCTGGCCGAAGAGATCGGCCTCATTTCCGACATTACCGCTTTCATGATCAAGAGCGCGACGCGCGAGACCGCCGGCTGGCGCGGGGACGTCGGCGTCGCGGTCAATATTTCGGCCCGCGATTTCCGCGGCCTCGACCTGCCGAGCATTGTGGAACAGGCGCTGGCCGCGTCGAGGCTGGAGCCGGACCGGCTGGAACTCGAAGTTACCGAGACCGCCCTCATCGAGGAACGGGACCTGGCCCAGAAGGTGCTGACGCATCTGGCCGATCGCGGGGTATCGATTGCGCTCGACGATTTCGGCACCGGTTATTCGTCGCTGAGCTATCTCAACGCCCTGCCGCTTGCCAAACTCAAGATCGATCGCTCCTTCATTACCAATATCGACACCAATCCACGCGCCCTGCGGCTTCTGACCGGCGTCGCCCGGATCGGTCGGGACCTCGAATTGACGGTCGTCGCAGAGGGGGTCGAGACCCAGGCGCAATTTGAAACCATGCTGGCCCATACCAGCGTGCAGCAGGTCCAGGGCTATCTGTTTAGTCGCCCCCTGCCCGCCGCCGATATTGCCGAATTGATCCTCCGCCTCAATGGCGCCCCCTCGCGGCAAATAACAAACGTAGTTAACGCAATCTAA
- a CDS encoding TerB family tellurite resistance protein translates to MFEALTRLFAKPEQPADRNDPKLSVAALLVHLAAVDGSMKEEETRTIRGALMDHYDLDEAAVDKLIKQAAERDAEAVDFYRFTSGITQLPMEDRIEIIRMMWSVVFADRNNHELEDNMVWRIAELIGVSSRDRTILRNQVRGQANEAEDQ, encoded by the coding sequence ATGTTCGAGGCCCTCACCCGTTTGTTCGCCAAGCCCGAGCAACCGGCAGACCGGAACGACCCAAAACTCTCCGTGGCCGCCCTTCTGGTGCACCTTGCCGCCGTTGACGGCTCGATGAAGGAAGAGGAAACCCGCACCATTCGCGGGGCCCTGATGGATCATTACGATCTCGACGAGGCGGCGGTCGACAAGCTGATCAAGCAGGCTGCCGAGCGGGATGCGGAGGCTGTTGATTTCTACCGCTTCACCTCGGGCATTACCCAATTGCCGATGGAAGACCGGATCGAGATCATCCGCATGATGTGGAGCGTGGTCTTTGCCGACCGCAATAATCACGAGCTCGAGGACAATATGGTCTGGCGCATTGCCGAGCTCATCGGCGTATCAAGCCGCGACCGCACCATTTTGCGCAATCAGGTGCGCGGCCAGGCCAACGAAGCCGAGGATCAATAA
- a CDS encoding acyl-homoserine-lactone synthase, whose translation MSEATEQATGASSRFATTLIDLLDRVRYRRVSENEQFDPIYRLRYEAYRREDFIPFNSQGVTRDEFDDLPNCYCFGVYIDDRLVSSLRFHHVTSQTPHSPCMSVWPDILRPHLDAGRNFIDPGRFTADFDASLAFPALPYLTLRLAAMACEYFPVVYCMSAVRPEHTAFYRRVFGAKPLGDQRSYANLAFPMQLYAAEVPVIRDMVARRYPFFMSTPDEREALFGSGQPNVPAIAPTARLAQRLEELEKVG comes from the coding sequence ATGAGTGAGGCAACCGAACAGGCGACCGGCGCGTCGTCGCGCTTCGCAACGACTTTGATCGATCTGCTCGATCGGGTTCGATATCGGCGGGTGTCGGAGAACGAACAATTCGATCCGATCTATCGCCTTCGCTACGAAGCCTATCGGCGGGAGGACTTCATTCCCTTCAATTCGCAGGGCGTCACGCGGGACGAGTTCGACGACCTGCCCAATTGCTACTGCTTCGGCGTCTATATCGACGACCGCCTGGTCAGCTCGCTCCGCTTTCACCATGTGACATCGCAGACGCCCCACTCGCCCTGCATGTCGGTCTGGCCCGATATCCTGCGGCCCCATCTCGATGCCGGCCGCAATTTCATCGATCCCGGCCGGTTCACGGCCGATTTCGACGCCTCGCTGGCCTTTCCAGCCCTGCCCTACCTGACCTTGCGCCTCGCAGCCATGGCCTGCGAATATTTCCCCGTCGTCTATTGCATGTCTGCAGTACGACCCGAGCACACGGCGTTTTATCGACGCGTGTTCGGCGCCAAACCCCTCGGGGATCAGCGCAGCTACGCCAATCTGGCCTTTCCGATGCAGCTTTATGCAGCCGAAGTGCCGGTCATTCGCGACATGGTCGCGCGCCGCTATCCCTTCTTCATGTCGACGCCGGACGAGCGGGAGGCGCTTTTCGGCAGCGGCCAGCCCAACGTCCCCGCCATAGCGCCCACGGCGCGCCTGGCACAGCGGCTGGAAGAACTCGAAAAAGTCGGCTGA
- a CDS encoding error-prone DNA polymerase, with translation MSQIVPLVGQRPSRPAQKSPPTPHAELITTSNFSFLRSGSHPEELVAAAMQMGLSGLGLCDRNSFAGVVRAYVTARDNRENFPSFRYLVGVRLVFSDGTPDIIAYPTDRTAYGRLCKLLTLGNKRGEKGNPDLRFEDLFGRNDPVSDIEHGPTENFGQGQLFILVPDEGDWGHTEATLSRLSQAAPGRVWVAGTAKFDGGDRARLNRIDILARRHGAAMIASNDVAYHEPDRRMVLDVVTSIREHVTLDEAGFLLSANAERHLKTAREMNRLFAEHADAIAQTMIFMGRISFCLSQLEYNYPEETVGDGETAQETLERLTWAGAAKRFRDGLTDAIKRSIWSELSLIGYKGYAAYFLTVHDIVQFARHEKNILCQGRGSAANSTVCYCLEITEVDPRKANLVFGRFISTERDEPPDIDVDFEHERREEVMQYVYNKYGGRRTGLTANVISYRSKSAIRETGKVFGVSDDVIGAFNQLHWGWGAGVDLRSVANIGLNPDDPILAQMFEVVKVLRGFPRHLSQHVGGFVITRDSLESLVPISKSAMDSRTIIEWNKDDIDALKILKVDILALGMLSCLRRAFELMDEHYDHQVTLSELQNEEFADPEGAKPVYEMTHRADTIGVFQIESRAQMSMLPRLKPKEFYDLVIEVAIVRPGPIQGNMVHPYLRRRQGLERVDYPSEALRAVLHRTLGIPLFQEQAMQIAIVGAGFSPGKADQLRRAMAAWQRTGKLAQFHDDFIGGMIGNGYTPEFAKQSFAQIQGFAEYGFPESHAASFALLVYASCWLKCHYPDVFACALLNSQPMGFYAPSQLVRDAVEHGVTVRPPDINVSDYDSTLEPDIGSAPDRVWPRHREMAPHVWTAKAMRLGLRQVEGLAKKDIERLVGERLNGPYSSVRDLWIRTRIPVSSLEKLAQADAFSSFGLNRREALWAVKGLVGTHGADTLPLFAALPAEASPSEEPAGLPLMAPGEEVIHDYATLSLSLKGHPVQFLRPLLDERGTTRSANLMTVTPGHRVEVAGLVLVRQRPGTASGVIFVTLEDETGVANIVVWPKLFENDQMRKTLLSARMLAISGQVQREGLVIHVIADNMVDLTPQLLDLSHGKDFGDKIIARADEGKSGPPGSQSRDRQALRDQEMARRRAYAAMPSGRNFH, from the coding sequence ATGAGCCAGATTGTTCCCCTTGTCGGGCAGCGGCCGAGCCGGCCGGCGCAAAAAAGCCCACCGACCCCCCATGCCGAGCTGATCACCACCAGCAATTTTTCCTTCCTGCGCAGTGGCTCGCACCCGGAAGAACTGGTGGCGGCGGCCATGCAGATGGGATTGTCCGGGCTCGGCCTTTGCGACCGCAACAGCTTTGCCGGCGTGGTGCGCGCCTATGTGACCGCGAGGGACAACAGGGAGAATTTTCCGTCCTTTCGCTATCTGGTCGGCGTGCGGCTGGTGTTTTCCGACGGCACGCCCGACATCATCGCCTATCCCACGGACCGCACGGCCTATGGGCGGCTCTGCAAGCTTCTTACGCTCGGCAATAAGCGCGGCGAAAAAGGCAATCCCGATCTGCGCTTTGAAGATTTGTTTGGACGCAACGACCCCGTGTCGGACATCGAACACGGGCCCACGGAAAATTTCGGCCAGGGGCAGCTTTTCATCCTTGTGCCCGATGAGGGGGATTGGGGCCACACCGAAGCGACGCTCTCGCGCCTTTCCCAAGCTGCACCGGGCCGGGTCTGGGTGGCTGGAACGGCAAAATTCGACGGGGGGGATCGCGCCCGGCTCAATCGCATCGACATTCTGGCGCGCCGGCATGGCGCGGCCATGATCGCCAGCAATGACGTGGCCTATCACGAGCCCGACCGGCGCATGGTGCTCGATGTGGTGACCTCCATCCGCGAGCATGTCACCCTCGACGAAGCCGGTTTTCTGCTCTCTGCCAATGCCGAACGGCATCTGAAGACGGCGCGGGAAATGAACCGGCTTTTTGCCGAGCATGCCGATGCCATTGCCCAGACGATGATCTTCATGGGCCGGATCAGCTTCTGCCTCAGCCAGCTCGAATATAATTACCCCGAAGAAACCGTGGGCGATGGCGAGACGGCGCAGGAAACGCTCGAACGCCTGACCTGGGCGGGCGCGGCAAAACGCTTTCGCGACGGGCTGACCGACGCGATAAAACGCTCGATCTGGTCCGAGCTGAGCCTGATCGGCTACAAGGGCTATGCCGCCTATTTCCTGACCGTGCACGACATCGTCCAGTTTGCCCGTCACGAAAAAAACATTCTGTGCCAGGGGCGCGGCTCGGCGGCCAATTCGACGGTCTGCTATTGCCTCGAGATCACCGAGGTCGACCCGCGAAAAGCCAATCTCGTCTTTGGCCGCTTCATCTCCACCGAGCGCGACGAACCGCCCGATATCGACGTCGATTTCGAGCATGAGCGGCGCGAGGAAGTGATGCAATATGTCTACAACAAATATGGCGGCCGCCGCACCGGGCTGACCGCCAATGTCATCTCCTATCGTTCGAAAAGCGCCATTCGCGAGACCGGCAAGGTGTTTGGCGTTTCCGACGATGTGATCGGCGCTTTCAACCAACTCCATTGGGGCTGGGGCGCGGGCGTTGACCTGCGCAGCGTCGCCAATATCGGCCTCAACCCCGATGACCCCATCCTCGCCCAGATGTTCGAGGTGGTAAAAGTCCTGCGCGGCTTTCCCCGGCACCTCTCCCAGCATGTGGGCGGCTTCGTCATCACCCGCGATTCGCTGGAAAGCCTCGTGCCGATCAGCAAATCGGCCATGGACAGCCGCACCATCATCGAATGGAACAAGGACGACATCGACGCGCTGAAAATCCTCAAGGTCGATATCCTGGCGCTCGGCATGCTGAGCTGCCTGCGGCGCGCCTTCGAATTGATGGATGAGCACTACGACCATCAGGTCACGCTGAGCGAGCTGCAGAACGAGGAGTTTGCCGACCCCGAAGGGGCCAAGCCGGTCTATGAAATGACCCACCGCGCCGACACGATCGGGGTGTTCCAGATCGAGAGCAGGGCGCAGATGTCCATGCTGCCGCGCCTCAAACCCAAGGAATTCTACGACCTCGTCATCGAGGTGGCGATCGTCCGGCCAGGGCCGATCCAGGGCAATATGGTCCATCCCTATCTGCGGCGGCGGCAGGGTCTGGAGAGGGTGGACTATCCCAGCGAAGCCTTGCGGGCGGTGCTCCACCGCACGCTGGGCATTCCGCTGTTTCAGGAGCAGGCGATGCAGATCGCCATTGTCGGGGCCGGCTTTTCACCGGGCAAGGCCGACCAGCTGCGCCGCGCCATGGCGGCCTGGCAGCGCACCGGAAAACTCGCCCAGTTCCACGACGATTTCATCGGCGGCATGATCGGCAATGGCTATACGCCCGAATTTGCCAAGCAGAGCTTTGCCCAGATTCAGGGCTTTGCCGAATATGGTTTTCCCGAAAGCCATGCGGCCAGCTTTGCGCTTTTGGTCTACGCCTCGTGCTGGCTCAAATGCCATTATCCCGATGTCTTCGCCTGCGCCCTGCTCAATTCCCAGCCCATGGGCTTTTATGCGCCCAGCCAATTGGTGCGCGACGCCGTCGAACATGGCGTGACGGTGCGGCCGCCCGATATCAACGTCTCCGATTATGACAGCACGCTCGAACCCGATATCGGCTCTGCCCCCGATCGGGTCTGGCCGCGCCACCGGGAAATGGCGCCCCATGTCTGGACCGCAAAGGCCATGCGGCTCGGGCTGCGGCAGGTGGAGGGGCTGGCCAAGAAAGATATCGAGCGCCTCGTCGGCGAGCGGCTCAATGGCCCCTACAGCTCGGTGCGCGACCTCTGGATCCGCACCCGCATTCCTGTTTCCAGCCTCGAAAAACTGGCCCAGGCTGATGCCTTTTCATCCTTCGGGCTCAACCGGCGCGAAGCCCTCTGGGCGGTGAAGGGTCTCGTGGGAACCCATGGCGCCGACACCCTGCCGCTGTTTGCCGCCCTGCCCGCCGAGGCCAGCCCCAGTGAGGAGCCGGCCGGCCTGCCGCTGATGGCGCCGGGCGAAGAAGTGATCCACGACTACGCCACGCTCTCGCTCTCGCTCAAGGGGCACCCGGTGCAGTTTTTGCGGCCACTGCTCGACGAGCGTGGCACGACCCGATCGGCGAACCTGATGACAGTGACACCCGGCCACAGGGTGGAAGTGGCGGGACTGGTGCTGGTACGGCAACGGCCGGGCACGGCGAGCGGGGTGATCTTCGTGACGCTCGAGGATGAAACCGGGGTGGCCAATATCGTGGTCTGGCCAAAACTGTTCGAAAACGACCAGATGCGCAAAACCCTGCTCTCGGCGCGCATGCTGGCCATTTCAGGCCAGGTGCAGCGCGAGGGGCTGGTGATCCATGTGATCGCTGATAACATGGTCGATCTCACCCCGCAATTGCTCGATCTCTCCCATGGCAAGGATTTTGGCGACAAGATCATTGCCCGCGCCGACGAGGGCAAATCGGGCCCGCCCGGCAGCCAGAGCCGCGACCGCCAGGCCCTGCGGGACCAGGAAATGGCGCGCCGCCGGGCCTATGCGGCCATGCCCAGCGGCCGCAATTTCCATTGA